In Deltaproteobacteria bacterium, the following proteins share a genomic window:
- a CDS encoding V-type ATP synthase subunit B translates to MDLLTREYRTISGITGPLVFVEGVRRGALGEICRVRFPSGDERTGQILEMRGGRAVLQVQGGTSAIDSESVTVVPTGEVATLGLSTDLFGRVLSGMGAPMDGFPEPLPEKYGDINGLPMNPVSREKPSDFIETGISAIDGLNTLVRGQKLPIFSGAGLPANELALQIVRQARVRGERERFCVVLCAMGVTSREAFFFRDGIERSVALDRTIVFMNLASDPTMERLFAPRMALTAAEFLAFDKGYHVLVILTDMTAYCEALREIGSARDEIPGRRSYPGYMYTDLATIYERAGRLRGRGGSITVIPILTMPDDDITHPIPDLTGYITEGQIVLSRTLHRKGVYPPIDVLPCLSRLMKLGIGEGKTRSGHRRLADQLYASYARGMDVRRLVTIVGSEGITDLDRKYLAFADSFEAGFIGQGRKGRTIDETLDKGFELLRALPESELTRLA, encoded by the coding sequence ATGGACCTTCTCACCAGGGAGTACAGGACCATATCGGGCATAACGGGTCCCCTCGTCTTCGTGGAGGGCGTGCGCCGGGGGGCCCTGGGCGAGATATGCAGGGTCAGGTTTCCTTCGGGCGACGAGCGGACGGGCCAGATACTGGAGATGCGGGGCGGCAGGGCCGTGCTCCAGGTCCAGGGCGGCACGTCGGCCATAGACTCCGAGAGCGTCACCGTCGTGCCCACGGGCGAGGTGGCCACCCTCGGGCTCTCCACCGACCTCTTCGGCCGGGTCTTGAGCGGCATGGGAGCCCCCATGGACGGCTTCCCCGAGCCCCTGCCCGAGAAGTACGGCGACATAAACGGCCTTCCCATGAACCCCGTCTCCAGGGAGAAGCCCTCGGACTTCATCGAGACGGGCATATCGGCCATAGACGGACTCAACACCCTGGTGCGGGGGCAGAAGCTCCCCATCTTCTCGGGCGCGGGGCTTCCGGCAAACGAGCTTGCGCTGCAGATAGTGCGCCAGGCGCGGGTGAGGGGGGAGCGGGAACGCTTCTGCGTGGTGCTCTGCGCCATGGGGGTCACTTCCCGCGAGGCCTTCTTCTTCCGCGACGGCATCGAGAGGAGTGTGGCGCTTGACAGGACCATCGTCTTCATGAACCTCGCAAGCGACCCCACCATGGAGCGCCTCTTCGCCCCGCGCATGGCCCTTACGGCGGCCGAGTTCCTGGCCTTCGACAAGGGCTACCACGTGCTCGTCATACTCACGGACATGACGGCCTACTGCGAGGCCCTGCGCGAGATCGGCAGCGCAAGGGACGAGATACCGGGGCGTCGCAGTTATCCCGGCTACATGTACACCGATCTGGCCACCATCTACGAGAGGGCCGGAAGGCTCAGGGGCCGCGGCGGCTCCATAACGGTCATACCCATACTGACCATGCCGGACGACGACATCACCCACCCCATACCGGACCTGACGGGCTATATCACCGAGGGGCAGATAGTGCTCTCCAGGACCCTGCACCGCAAGGGCGTCTATCCGCCCATCGACGTGCTGCCGTGCCTTTCGCGGCTCATGAAGCTCGGCATCGGCGAGGGCAAGACCCGGAGCGGGCACCGCCGCCTCGCCGATCAGCTCTACGCCTCCTATGCCCGCGGCATGGACGTGCGAAGGCTCGTCACCATAGTGGGCTCCGAGGGCATAACGGACCTCGACAGGAAGTACCTGGCCTTCGCCGACTCCTTCGAGGCCGGGTTCATCGGACAGGGCAGGAAGGGGCGGACCATCGACGAGACTCTCGACAAGGGGTTCGAGCTCCTCAGGGCCCTTCCCGAGAGCGAGCTTACGAGGCTTGCATGA
- a CDS encoding V-type ATP synthase subunit A — translation MDREAEREIRGRIETVSGPTVVASGMVGARMHTTCLVGEAGLLGEIILVSGERATIQVYEDTTGLRLGEEVVSLSQPLLARLGPGLLSRVFDGVERPLEALEAVFGPFIGRGCGAEPLDPDRTWGFEPRKARGERVAPGDVLGVVRETEAVEHRVLVPPGMSGVVREIRSGAVTGREPLCTLEGGGEIGLYQEWPVRVPRPSAGELAPSEPLITGQRVFDTLLPVARGGTAAVPGGFGTGKTVVEQTLARFAKVDIVVYIGCGERGNEITDILTEFPELRDPETGLSLSERTVLIVNTSNMPVAAREASIFTGITIAEYYRDMGYHVALMADSISRWAEALREISSRLEEMPGEEGYPPYLATRLGRFYERAGVVRCLGDGGRTGSVTVISAVSPPGGDFSEPVTQASLRFAGTLWALDRDLAHRRHFPAISVEGSFSLYYDELADWYTDNVSPELDGLRARFLSLLQREMELKEVMQIIGMEGLQEKDRLVIEGAALAREVFLRQSAYDEVDAFCTPQKQFWMLKAIMSYLDAMEAALSRGEYLESLLENPIRAKLVTMHSVPNEGFADFCRRLIDELEVHFAQKRGEEGGR, via the coding sequence ATGGACAGAGAGGCCGAAAGGGAGATAAGGGGGAGGATAGAGACCGTGTCGGGCCCCACGGTGGTGGCCTCGGGCATGGTTGGAGCGAGGATGCACACGACCTGTCTCGTCGGCGAGGCCGGCCTTCTCGGCGAGATCATCCTTGTCAGCGGCGAGCGGGCCACGATACAGGTCTACGAGGACACGACGGGGCTTCGTCTCGGCGAGGAGGTGGTGAGCCTTTCGCAGCCGCTGCTTGCGAGGCTCGGCCCCGGGCTCCTGTCGCGGGTCTTCGACGGCGTGGAGAGGCCCCTCGAGGCCCTGGAGGCGGTATTCGGTCCCTTCATAGGGAGGGGGTGCGGCGCCGAGCCGCTGGACCCGGACAGGACGTGGGGGTTCGAGCCCCGGAAGGCGAGGGGGGAGCGTGTCGCCCCTGGCGACGTGCTCGGCGTGGTGCGCGAGACCGAGGCCGTGGAGCACAGGGTGCTCGTGCCGCCGGGGATGAGCGGCGTGGTGAGGGAGATACGAAGCGGCGCCGTGACGGGCCGGGAGCCGCTGTGCACGCTCGAAGGGGGCGGGGAGATAGGGCTGTACCAGGAGTGGCCCGTACGGGTGCCCAGGCCCTCGGCCGGAGAGCTTGCGCCGAGCGAGCCCCTCATCACGGGCCAGCGCGTCTTCGACACGCTCCTGCCGGTGGCCAGGGGAGGCACCGCCGCCGTGCCGGGCGGCTTCGGCACGGGAAAGACGGTGGTCGAGCAGACGCTCGCCCGGTTCGCCAAGGTGGACATAGTGGTCTACATCGGGTGCGGCGAGCGGGGCAACGAGATAACCGACATACTCACCGAGTTCCCCGAGCTCAGGGACCCGGAGACCGGGCTTTCGCTCAGCGAGAGGACGGTGCTCATCGTCAACACGTCGAACATGCCCGTTGCGGCCCGCGAGGCGTCGATCTTCACGGGCATCACCATCGCCGAATACTACCGGGACATGGGCTACCACGTGGCGCTCATGGCCGACTCCATATCGCGGTGGGCCGAGGCGCTGCGCGAGATATCGTCGAGGCTCGAGGAGATGCCAGGCGAGGAGGGGTATCCGCCGTACCTGGCAACGAGACTCGGCCGTTTCTACGAGAGGGCCGGTGTCGTGAGATGTCTCGGCGACGGGGGGCGCACCGGGTCGGTGACGGTCATAAGCGCCGTCTCGCCGCCGGGCGGCGACTTCTCCGAGCCCGTGACCCAGGCCTCCCTGCGCTTTGCCGGCACGCTCTGGGCCCTGGACAGGGACCTGGCCCACAGGCGCCACTTCCCGGCCATAAGCGTCGAGGGGAGTTTCAGCCTCTATTACGACGAGCTCGCCGACTGGTACACCGACAACGTCTCGCCCGAGCTCGACGGGCTGCGCGCCAGGTTCCTCTCCCTTCTCCAGCGCGAGATGGAACTCAAGGAAGTGATGCAGATAATCGGCATGGAGGGGCTGCAGGAAAAGGATCGGCTCGTCATAGAGGGCGCGGCCCTTGCGCGCGAGGTCTTCCTGCGCCAGAGCGCCTACGACGAGGTCGACGCCTTCTGCACGCCGCAAAAGCAGTTCTGGATGCTCAAGGCCATAATGTCCTATCTCGACGCCATGGAGGCCGCCCTTTCGCGGGGCGAGTACCTCGAGTCCCTGCTCGAAAACCCGATCAGGGCCAAACTGGTGACCATGCACTCGGTCCCCAACGAGGGGTTCGCCGACTTTTGCCGCCGGCTCATAGACGAGTTGGAGGTCCACTTCGCGCAGAAGCGGGGCGAAGAGGGGGGGCGGTAG
- a CDS encoding V-type ATP synthase subunit D, protein MIGSGQVTRQTLLRLRSRRRVLENGLELLRGKRQALMKEMYSLMVECIDRRDELAVMLSRAFRELELARGFLGDAVESAAAGARRNVRLDIRFRNVWGIKIPEIVRRPVVRSIEAGELSPLGESAGLLDARRRFEKVVDAVVAMASGEKKLQRLAAAVRADTIRINAIEEVVLPMLSKRIREIRRVLEEREREEVFRLKRYKSRGR, encoded by the coding sequence ATGATAGGGAGCGGACAGGTTACGCGCCAGACGCTTCTGCGGCTGCGCTCGCGGCGGCGGGTCCTGGAGAACGGTCTCGAGCTTCTGCGCGGCAAGCGCCAGGCCCTGATGAAGGAGATGTACTCGCTCATGGTCGAGTGCATCGACAGGCGTGATGAGCTGGCCGTCATGCTGAGCAGGGCCTTCAGGGAGCTTGAGCTTGCCAGGGGTTTCCTCGGCGACGCCGTCGAGTCGGCCGCCGCAGGGGCGCGCCGCAACGTAAGGCTCGACATCAGGTTCAGGAACGTCTGGGGCATAAAGATACCGGAGATCGTCCGGCGGCCCGTGGTCAGGAGCATCGAGGCCGGCGAACTCTCCCCGCTCGGCGAGAGCGCCGGTCTGCTCGACGCCCGACGCCGGTTCGAGAAGGTCGTCGACGCCGTCGTGGCCATGGCCTCGGGCGAAAAGAAGCTCCAGAGGCTCGCGGCCGCCGTGAGGGCCGACACCATACGGATAAACGCCATAGAGGAAGTGGTCCTCCCGATGCTTTCAAAGCGCATAAGGGAGATACGGCGCGTGCTCGAGGAGCGCGAGCGCGAAGAGGTCTTCAGGCTCAAGCGCTACAAGTCGAGGGGACGGTGA